The window ttaccttctcctaaagaacattctcctgttccttgtaattctggaaattcttctaataattccgcatgtgcatctatagtttgaatataataacatgtatcatctgcagattgtggttgttgcattgctctatcaactgaaaaggtaacactctcatcctctatacttagggtcagtttcttaccgaacacgtctatcattgctttagccgtgtttaagaatggtcttcctaatatgagaggaacttgagaatcttcttccatgtccaaaacaacaaaatctactggaaatactaaagtaccaactttaactagcatgttctccattatccctctaggatattttattgatctatcggctagttgtatgcttattctagttggtttcaattctccaaggtctagtttagcgtatagtgaatacggcattagatttatactagcacctaagtctgccaatgcttctattgaactaagactacccagaaaacatggaattgtgaaacttcctggatcagatagtttttctggtatcttattcaacagcactgctgaacaattagcattcatagtaacagccgagagttcttccattttctttctatttgagattagatctttcaagaatttagcatatcttggcattcctgaaatcacatcaatgaaaggaagatttacatttatctgtttaaacatatccaagaatttggattgctcggcttcaagtttctctttcttcattttactcggataaggaagtggtggttggtatggtttaacataaggtttatccttaactgtgttatctttattaaccttttcaactacaggttctttttccttatcttgatcaggttgtggttcttgtggagtaggaatagtttcatcagaagttacaggtatttcaagtggtttaagtgttgtaccacttcttgtggtaatagctttagctgtttcattccgggggttagcgtttgtatcactaggtagacttcccggttttctttcacctattaaccttgctaggttacttacttcttgttccagattttgaatagaagcttgttgattcctaaatgcttgagcattttgttcattggtttgtttctgagatgtgaaaaactgcgtttgagtttcaactagcttcgtcatcatatcttctaaattcggctttttatcatcggtttgttgtggtggtttgttttgaaaattctgtctttgctgattgtaagtattattggatacttgttgattgctaggactttgttggttgttgtatggaatatttcggttataattctggttctgattgtaaataggtcttggcggttgataattattttgataattatttccaggcctttggtttatgtatgaaatattctctctttgttccattgttaattcaatactgagacaatcttttgtcaaatgtggtcctccacactgctcacaactaattcgtatagcatgaatatctttagtcatctttttcattcgtctctcgaaagcatctatctttgcggaaatggaatctaagtcatggctagaatcggctctagctgctttagatgatctaatgatatctttttcttggtgccactcatgtgagtgggaagcagtgttatcaataattttgtaagcatcagtttcggttttcttcataatcgaaccaccagctgctatatctatgtcttttcttgtagtgatgtcgcatcctcggtagaatatttgtactatttgacaggtgtctaaaccatgttgcggacatcctcttaataactttccatatcttgtccacgcctcatatagagtttcatttggcttctgtgtgaacgtaacaatttctgcttgaagtcttacggctttagatgcaggaaagaattgtttaagaaatttgtcaattaaaacgtcccatgtatcaatcgccccttcaggtaacgattccaaccaatctttggcttctccctttaaagtccagggaaataacatgagatatatctgttcatcctccacttctcggattttaaatagtatgcagatcctattaaaggtacgtagatgttcatttggatcttccttcggcgcaccactaaattggcattgattagtcaccatgtgtagaatttgtcctttgatttcataatctggcgcattaatgtctggatgagtaattgcgtgtccttggccagtgcgtttagctctcattcggtcttccatacttaaaggttccagattctccataattgaatttgttgaatcggtatcaatagatgattctgatttaatagttcgttcctcaacaatctctgtttgaatgattggtggttccggaggaaagtttaatggttcaggatctatgaaccgttcctgaatattctctggattctcaattgtgaggttgggctcaaaaaatggattatcggaaatttgaactgaagtacttggtcgactggatgacgattctaaagaaaaatcaacggcggttatatttgttaaacgatgtcttgatcgagttacaggtggtgaacgtacaaaaggtgatgaacgtcttgctcggtgcattcactgaatatcctattagttttaaaaaaatgaaggaaaaattataataagttatccaatcaatagacttttctgattttgcccacgtttcgaatagccaaaagatgcagcagaggggcaggattcgtttggtctcaatataattgaggactgtttggctccaataacccggtccacgtacaaatccaactattactacgaaccagaaaattttgatgtctatcaatttaaccactcaaaataaattttcgtaattttaagaaatttagataagaagtagaaaaaaattctaagtcctaaaaactagaatagcgagaaataagagagaaaaagagttcgtcgcaaaaggtcgaaaaagaaaaaaaatggttgaaaaataaaaggtgacggaaaaataaaagaaacttataaaaacttaaaaatacttgactaacctaaccttattactacaactaacttaaaattataatcgcaaattgaaattactaattggaatgataattgatacatagtaaaaggtgtctaaaaatattaaagcttacaagaaaaactaaatcccaaatggaaataacttaaaaagaaactaaaacttaaaaaggcgtcgcaaaattctaaagcacctaaatcttagtctaaagaaaaagcacttaaggaattctacggcaaagcctaaaaatctaggagtaaaaatgactatagcaaaaactaagtttaaaattaaatatgagctaaaaaatacaaatattacgctacaacgattaaaaagggacaaaatataaaaatatacaaaaagttgtaaaaagtacaatttttataaaaatattatttttatattatttattttataaaactactaattttacaatttaataaaactaatttaactaaaatatataaataaaaagtaaaagtaaaaataaaactaataataataataataataattaggtttaaataataataataattaattaaatcccgtaattaatgccgatttagggtttctgttcgcgtgtcagagtagctccgcgagtcgcggcaattaaagaagaaaaccccgcgagtcgcggggttcagaaattctgttgacagctttcaatttttacgcgtttttctttatttttttttttatgttttctgtttttatataaataaaagattttaaaacttatatttttataaactaaaaataaaaataaagaaacttataaaacttaaatatttaacaaaatcttaaaaatacatatatttttgttttttctttttatatttttgaataattaaaacgtatttttataaaagcgacttttaataaaagtaaaataaaaaatctttttttttttttttttatattagcgttgcgcttccggcttttaagatattccccggcagcggcgccaaaaatacttgatgttaaagctaaggggtataaaatactgttaaattttagcagaaaacactattaaatacgatacaattttacacaagatatttatttatttatagaatggatatacttaaaccttgctacaacacttataggaagtgtacctaatcgtacagtagtgtagtttttagtaagtccggttcgttccacagggaaatctttaaacaaagctcaacgctatattagtttacttttataaaaatacaaatatatatataagtaatattattattataaaggggggtttttaccgtttaatgaccggtttgtcgattttaagattttagtcgcagttaaaacctaatgtaaaatataaaataaatacaagacttaaattaaagcgtaaagtaaataacgataatgaaattgcgaataataaaagtgcgataaaataaaattgcgataattaaaaagtgcgataattagaagtgcaattaaatataaaataaaggaaattaaatataaaataaaggaattatgcttatttaaacttccgtaatcatgatgtttgacgtgttgattttagttttatgcccatgggttaattgtcctttgtcctggattatttaatatgtccgtctggtttttgtccataacagtccatcagtcataaatataaattgcaagtgtccttgtcaaattattattatacccgaagttaaatattccaactaattggggattcgaattgtaacaaggttttaatactttgtttaatgaatacaccaggttatcgactgtgtgtaaaccaaggttttactactttgttaacaattacaccaattacccttgaatgtaatttcacccctgttttaattattctagtggctattaatccattcccgtgtccggttaaatgaacgattattcgtacatataaataccccgcccatcgtgtccgatcgagtgtatatggtaatttatagggacgcccaattgtaaatctttatattaacattaacaaactttcatttagttaaacaaatataaagcccattaatagcccatagtctaatttccacaagtgtcgttcttttgtccaaaccccaattatggtacaaagcccaattacccaattttagtaattagcccaacatcatgattacttcgttttaaataagcataataataacttagctacgagacattaatgtaaaaaggttgaacataacttacaatgattaaaaatagcgtagcgttacacggacagaatttcgacttacacccttacaacattcgctaacatacccttattattaggatttaaaattaaaattaaaattaaaatataaattatatatatatattacgtatatattgagagagagatgaaaataatatatgaaatttgatcagaattcggtttgctttatagccatagttgaattttggggctccgcgactcgcggcaaaaacccctttaaactccgcgagtcgcggagatagtatttacagctcagtccttggagttttctctgccgacggttttttatatatatatatataatatatatataattaatataattaattatatattatattatatttatatacatagttaacttgtaatttttagtccgttgcgtcgagcgttaagagttgactctggtcccggttccggattttcgaacgtccttgcgtacaattttatattttgtactttgcgttttgaatcttgtactcttgtaatttcgagacgtttcttatcaataattggaaccttttttattgtcttttgtacttttgagctttttggtcgtttgcgtcttcaattcgtcgaatctgtcttttgtcttcaccttttatcatttaaacgaatatcacttgtaaatagaacaattgcaactaaaagcttgtctttcttgaggaataatgctatgaaatatatgttcgtttttagcattatcagttgcatagcatggtcaaagacaggaccttgtgccagactgacaaattataagggtgagctttactattgctcctacaaaggatagtaattgtgtccgacacgttatagaccataattaaaagcatgtcaggggacattgccttaacagttgcttgttcaacgctttcctttacaaccggacagtagtttaccgaaaggtaatatacgggacaagtaaactggatttgttgctttccaaatacaaggttagcaagtgggtgacacaaaaccataagttttgagctaaaatttttaaatctgaaacccaccaaaccacaaaaagaatttgcaaacaccggtgaagggttattccggaaaacttatctagggtaaaaactagatttaatttttaaaagatcaaatgttttcataaagatccaatttccttaatggatctaaatttttatagtcatgtgggactgtaaaccatatcgttactaccattgtttatatcgccgtatagaaatcactgatgtacaaagtgtgaagaataaagaagtgattctagtatttcaagacgatattgcttgaggacaagcaacgcttaagtgtgggaatatttgataatgctaaaaacgaacatatatttcatagcattattcctcaagaaagacaagcttttagttgcaattgttctatttacaagtgatattcgtttaaataataaaaggtgaagacaaaagacagattcgacgaattgaagacgcaaacgaccaaaaagctcaaaagtacaaaagacaatcaaagaggttccaattattgataagaaacgtctcgaaatttcaagagtacaagattcaaaacgcaaagtacaagatattaaattgtacgcaaggacgttcgaaaatccggaaccgggaccagagtcaactctcaacgctcgacgcaacggactaaaaattacaagtcaactatgcacataaatataatataatatttaaataattcttataattatttatatattatataatatattataaaccgtcggcaagaaaggctccaaacttgtgtgagctgtatttacaaactctgcgactcgcggagtttgaaggcaaaaagggccgcgagtcgcggaggcccaaattctgaaagtccctataaagccaaccgaattctgatcatttttcataacatatatctatctctctctcaatatatacgtaattatatatatataatttattttttaattttaattttaattttaaatcctaataataagggtatgttagcgaatattgtaagggtgtaagtcgaaattctgtccgtgtaacgctacgctatttttaatcattgtaagttatgttcaacctttttaatttaatgtctcgtagctaagttattattatgcttatttaatccgaagtaatcatgatgttgggctaattactaaaattgggtaattgggatttgtaccataattggggtttggacaaaagaacgacacttgtggaaattagactatgggctattaatgggctttatatttgtttaactaaatgatagtttgttaatgttaatataaagatttacaattgggcgtccctataaattaccatatacactcgatcggacacgatgggcggggtatttatatgtacgaataatcgttcatttaaccggacacgggaatggattaatagccactagaataattaaaacaggggtgaaattatgtaaaaggacacttggcataattgataacaaaatattaaaaccttgggttacactcagtcgacatcctggtgtaattattaaacaaagtattaaaatcttgttacagtttaagtccccaattagttggaatatttaacttcgggtataagaataatttgacgaggacactcgcactttatatttatgactgatggactgttatggacaaaaaccagacggacatattaaataatccaggacaaaggacaattaacccatgggcataaaactaaaatcaacacgtcaaacatcatgattacggaagtttaaataagcataattcttttatttcatatttaatctcctttattttatatttaattgcacttctaattatcgcatttttattgttattgtatttaattgcacttttaattatcgtactttttaattatcgcaagtttattttatcgcacttttattattcgcaatttcattatcgttatttactttacgctttaaattaagtcttgtatttatttattatttttacatttggttttaactgcgactaaagttttaaaatcgacaaaccggtcattaaacggtaaaaacccccctttataataataatattacttatatatatatttgtatttttataaaagtaaactaatatagcgttaagctttgtttaaagatttccctgtggaacgaaccggacttactaaaaactacactactctacgattaggtacactgcctatagtgttgtagcaaggtttaggtatatcccatttgtaaataaataattaaaacttgtgtaatttgtaacgtatttcgtagtaaaatatagtactatcacgtacccccacgctacgacatcaagcttCCATACACATCTTCCAATACTTGTAATTGTTGCCTACAAGTCTTTCCATACCATTGAACATACCTCCATTGTTTACATTTGAGACTTCCATTTATGATTAGCAAGAAACTAGTTTACACTTTGAGTAATTGCACACAAAGTTTAACTTAGGACTAAACTTATAATCAAGTTTATAACCAAGCTCTGAtactataaaaaaattaataacttgctAGAATAGAAGTTTAGTAAACAAAATATGAACAAAGAATGTACAAACTTGAAGTGTATTGTAAATGGTTTTCCTTGTTTTCAAATGTTACATACTACCTCTTTAAATACAAGAGAAATATTAAATGCATAATAAATGCAAACCAACTATACATAAGAAACATTAAATGCTAGATATAAAAGAGATATCCTataatctctatattaaatgcaaGATATCTTAGAGGTATgcaaaatctctatattaaatgcaaGATATCTTAGAGATATGCAAAAATCTCTACAAGATATATTTTGTGACAATAGAATCCATTTAATTAGATTGCACTAATATTTTAACAAGTTTTGGTATCATAACAAGAGGTATCATAGTTAAACTCCGCATACATGTTAGTACAAATATTCGCCTTACTCCATAACTTgaccagattttttttttttttcttcttcttttttatcACTTTTTAGTCGAATTGTGGCCTAGATGGATCCAGTTAATGTAGAGTTGTAGCAAAATTATAAAATTCCAGGGCCTTATAAGAATGATTAGTCATTAGATTAGATAGAGTGGGATCATCAATATAATAATGGGCCACCTGGCCCGCTTAAATGGATCATATGAAGTAGTCTATAATGCTCCTTTATCGAGTTCCTACTAACGCATAAGAAACGGTGCCGTAATATAATTGCCTTGCGTATGGAAACCTCTAAATTATGTTGCTATGTCCAAATCCATTATCCATAcctctattttttatttttattcattGAAAACAGAAGTGGTGATCAGTTGCTGTTTATTATATTTACTAATCGATATATTAACTCCAATTATACGGTGATTAGTCAATCTTTAATCTCGTTTGCAAAAGAATTCTTGAATTTAGCTTAATATCACGTTGTGTTTTTGCTAGATGAAATCTAATCTAATGAGAATATGCCCATTGGTTTGTAATTGCATTTAGGTTGTcgaaatttttcaccatttttacTAATACCTTTTTGATTTATCATTGATTGAATTACATTTATATCATATAATAAAACTTATGAACCTAAGAAGATTTAACGATTTATGCTTCAAGATGTTTTGTTCTATATGTTTTTGATGATTGTTAATTGTATGATGTAAATTGTGCCCTTAATTCGAAAATTAGAGGTTTAAATGAAATAATATAGAACTTATATCAAAGTTGCTCACATGCAATTAACCAATGCATATATGAAACTCTTTTTAATCTTCTTGATTATagtttgattttatattttaagactTGTTTGTATATATGATTTTTAGGGTACTTTGAGAGTACTTGTGGTTGGAGATGACCGGTGGTTTTGGGGAAACGGCAAGCAGCCCGACCCAAAGCTCATCGTTCACGAACAACAATGGTTCCAACAACGGCGATAATGCAAATTTCGAGTGCAACATTTGCTTAGATTTAGCACATGATCCAGTTGTTACATTATGTGGTCACCTCTTTTGTTGGCCTTGCATTTACAAATGGCTTCATACGCACTCGCATTCTAACGAATGCCCAATTTGTACAGCCTTCATAGAAGATAACAATTTAGTCCCTTTATATGGTAGAGGAAAAAACTCATCAGATTCAAGGTCTACACCTAATTATGGAGGCAGTATTCCTAAACGTCCAGCCGGTCAGCGACCAGAAACTGCGACGACACAAGATCGAAATGCTTTTAATGGGTCAGGATTTATAGGAGGTTTTGGGCCTGCAATTACTGCTAGTTTTGGGAACATTACATTTTCATTTGGTGGTTTTATTCCTTCTGTTTTTAATgttcaattgcatacattaaactttGGAGGTCATCATGGACTGCAATATGGAGATCATCATCATGAAGTGTCACCACTTTTGATAATTGGTCTTATTTTTCTTTTTGCCCTGATTTGGGAATGAGGTAAATTAAGTAACAGTGGCTACACTACTGTTGGATTTAGTTGTTTATGTACATATTGTGTATTGTCAGTTGTCAATAGCTTTAGTGCATGGATATGTAACTTGAGTCTGATAGCAAAGATGATAATTGATGAAACATGGTGGGAAGACTGTTTCATTTGTGGATAAGCATACTGTTTTTCTTAATATTATATTTGATGAGAATCATCATTTTTTAACTTTGATTTGATATCAAGTGGAGTGGCTCTATTGAGTAGAcatcaatcgtcgatttattggcgacttgactgactcttagagcctaaattaaatttcaggcaggatttcaaacccatggaaatttgattatactattttcatggcgtctattattatttttattttagtattttttttttttaactttttcctacttaaaggtcggaggtcctctcggaagcaatctctttatccgtcgaataaagagagggatgactttctctactcttgagagtgtttcactttgggtggagaaatgacttgtctttattctcggataggggtaTGATTGCCTACATCTCatctccccatacaccactcatgtggtattgggttttgttgttgttgttgttgttgttgttgttgttgttgttgttgttgttgatatcaaGTGGAAAATTTGTCTTTGTGTTTGAACCATATCTGGATGGAGATTCTTATTATATACcttgtattaatttttttttaaacggcGGTTAGGAGAAACTGATGGAGGTCCGAACGCGATAACTCATCCACCCTATCATTTCCTTGGACGAACCAATATAGTCCTACCGCCCCTTTTGAGGAAACCCCACGGTGAATCCATACGGGCATCGCGTGTGGTAAAACCCCCTCGGGTGAGGCTCGAACGCAAGACGTCTGATACCTCAAAGGTTAATGAAATGAGCGGGTAAACTCAAGAGAAATAATTTTGTAGCTCATAGAGTCGAATTCCGACCTCCCATATGAAAATTCAGGTCACCACCAATGAAGCAATAAGTTATACCTGTTCAGGTTATATGAATAGTGACGGTATTTTTACTTAGATGTACTCATGTTCAGATTATACGAATACTGATAGTATTTTTACTTAGATGTACTCTACCTAACTATGTTATCCGGTAACCAATTTTTACCCTTTCCCTGGATATAGATATGGATCGGAGCTAATGAACTTCTCTAACCTAATGACATCTTGTAAAATTATTAGGTATCTAATACAATTAGAGTCAAAGTTGCAAAAATCGGAAAAAATCGGGGAGTTCTGGGGGATAACTGGGATTCATTAGGCTGTCGAGTTCTCGGTCAACGGGTAACTTCTCGG of the Rutidosis leptorrhynchoides isolate AG116_Rl617_1_P2 chromosome 5, CSIRO_AGI_Rlap_v1, whole genome shotgun sequence genome contains:
- the LOC139850605 gene encoding uncharacterized protein; the encoded protein is MTGGFGETASSPTQSSSFTNNNGSNNGDNANFECNICLDLAHDPVVTLCGHLFCWPCIYKWLHTHSHSNECPICTAFIEDNNLVPLYGRGKNSSDSRSTPNYGGSIPKRPAGQRPETATTQDRNAFNGSGFIGGFGPAITASFGNITFSFGGFIPSVFNVQLHTLNFGGHHGLQYGDHHHEVSPLLIIGLIFLFALIWE